Proteins from a single region of Segatella copri:
- a CDS encoding type IA DNA topoisomerase, translating into MKTIIAEKPSVAKEIAHIVGADKREEGYMQGNGYYVTWAFGHLVQPAMPETYGMKGFHAENLPVIPDPFVLVPRQVKTENGYKPDAGVLAQIKIIGKLFDSSERIIVATDAGREGELIFRYLYAYLGCRKPFDRLWISSLTDTAIREGLLNLKDGKEYDNLYHAAKARSEADWLVGINGTQALTIAAGRGTYSVGRVQTPTLGMVCERYWEHKRFESKPFWQVHFGVVDADSGNILKFTSANRWTDKATATDIYNKVKETGSVIITKIATKRKVEKAPLLYDLTTLQKEANSQHGFTAEHTLSIAQKLYEAKFITYPRTSSRYISDDVFATLPKLFKNLENHSEYGEKVKLLPGSEDYSKNSVNAAKVTDHHALLITENAAIGLFKDEKIVYDMILCRMIEAFSADCIKDITSVSAQVDHDVEFGISGSIIRQTGWRALSLKEKNKRQDKDAGATDNEFKEQVIPNWQEGQHITLSGCTITEGKTKPKPLHTESTLLAAMETAGKEIEDDTMRQAMKDSGIGTPATRAAIIETLLKREYMVRQQKKLVPTEKGLALHSVVKNMAIANVEMTGKWEAELAKIERGEASADGFTHSIEGYTREITAELLGCDRLFSHKDSGCQCPKCKQGTMQFFGKVVRCSNKECGMPVFKQVAGKLLTDADITDLLTKGKTRTLNGFTSKQGKSFSAAIAFDENFNTKFVFAEHKTAEKRGNVKRYKK; encoded by the coding sequence ATGAAGACAATCATCGCAGAGAAACCAAGTGTAGCCAAGGAAATCGCCCACATTGTAGGAGCTGACAAGCGTGAGGAAGGCTATATGCAGGGCAATGGCTATTATGTGACATGGGCATTCGGACATTTAGTGCAGCCAGCCATGCCGGAAACCTACGGCATGAAGGGATTCCATGCGGAGAATCTGCCTGTGATTCCCGACCCGTTCGTTCTTGTTCCCCGACAAGTCAAGACAGAGAACGGCTACAAACCAGATGCAGGTGTGCTTGCCCAGATAAAAATTATCGGCAAGCTGTTTGACAGCAGTGAGCGCATTATTGTAGCAACCGATGCCGGACGTGAGGGAGAGTTGATTTTCCGATACCTCTATGCGTATCTTGGTTGCAGGAAACCTTTCGACCGTCTCTGGATCAGTTCGCTTACGGACACCGCCATCCGTGAGGGACTTCTGAACCTCAAGGATGGCAAGGAGTATGACAATCTCTATCATGCAGCGAAGGCACGAAGTGAGGCAGACTGGCTCGTCGGCATCAACGGCACGCAGGCCCTGACGATAGCCGCAGGACGTGGCACCTATTCCGTAGGTCGTGTGCAGACTCCGACCCTTGGCATGGTGTGCGAACGCTATTGGGAACACAAGCGTTTCGAGTCGAAACCGTTCTGGCAGGTACACTTCGGTGTGGTTGATGCAGACAGTGGCAATATACTGAAGTTCACATCTGCCAACCGATGGACAGACAAAGCTACCGCAACCGATATATATAATAAGGTGAAAGAAACAGGTTCTGTCATCATCACAAAGATCGCAACCAAGCGAAAGGTGGAGAAGGCACCGCTCCTTTACGACCTCACCACCTTGCAGAAAGAAGCCAACTCCCAGCATGGCTTCACGGCAGAGCATACACTCTCCATCGCCCAGAAACTCTACGAGGCAAAGTTCATCACCTATCCAAGAACATCAAGCCGCTATATCTCGGATGATGTATTTGCCACCCTTCCCAAACTCTTCAAGAATCTGGAGAATCATTCGGAATATGGAGAAAAAGTGAAACTCTTGCCTGGCAGTGAGGACTACAGCAAGAACAGCGTGAATGCCGCCAAGGTGACCGATCACCATGCCCTGCTCATCACAGAAAATGCAGCCATTGGTCTTTTCAAGGACGAGAAGATCGTTTATGACATGATATTGTGCCGGATGATTGAAGCGTTCTCAGCAGACTGCATCAAGGACATCACATCAGTATCGGCGCAAGTGGATCATGACGTCGAATTTGGCATCAGTGGCTCCATCATCCGACAGACTGGCTGGCGAGCGTTGTCGCTCAAGGAAAAGAACAAAAGGCAGGACAAGGATGCAGGCGCAACAGACAATGAGTTCAAGGAGCAAGTCATTCCCAACTGGCAAGAAGGACAGCATATCACTCTTTCTGGCTGCACCATTACGGAGGGCAAGACCAAACCGAAGCCTTTGCATACGGAATCCACATTGCTTGCAGCAATGGAGACCGCAGGCAAAGAGATAGAAGATGATACGATGCGCCAGGCAATGAAGGACAGCGGTATTGGCACACCTGCCACACGTGCCGCCATCATCGAAACCCTGCTCAAACGAGAGTATATGGTGCGCCAGCAGAAGAAACTTGTGCCGACGGAAAAAGGACTCGCCCTGCATTCCGTGGTGAAGAACATGGCGATTGCCAATGTGGAGATGACGGGCAAATGGGAGGCGGAACTTGCCAAGATTGAACGAGGTGAAGCAAGTGCAGACGGGTTCACCCATAGTATCGAAGGTTATACCCGTGAAATCACTGCGGAATTGTTAGGTTGTGACAGACTTTTCAGCCACAAGGATTCCGGCTGCCAGTGTCCTAAATGCAAGCAAGGTACCATGCAGTTCTTCGGAAAGGTAGTAAGATGCAGCAACAAGGAGTGCGGTATGCCAGTGTTCAAGCAGGTAGCAGGAAAGTTGCTCACTGATGCCGACATCACCGACTTGCTCACCAAGGGCAAGACCAGAACGCTCAATGGTTTCACCAGCAAGCAAGGCAAATCGTTCTCCGCAGCCATTGCCTTTGACGAGAATTTCAACACGAAATTCGTCTTTGCAGAGCACAAAACAGCAGAAAAGCGAGGAAATGTGAAGAGATACAAGAAATAG
- a CDS encoding helix-turn-helix domain-containing protein, which produces MEVVTMEKKAFDLMMARYDALVKKVELLKHKANGKRLNKWLTGHEVCQQLRISQRTLQKLRDRRFLGHTQIGRQFYYCPEEVKAIVPLIARIKSV; this is translated from the coding sequence ATGGAAGTAGTAACAATGGAAAAGAAGGCATTCGACTTGATGATGGCAAGATACGATGCCTTGGTAAAGAAAGTTGAGTTGCTGAAGCATAAGGCTAACGGCAAGCGTCTGAACAAATGGCTTACAGGTCATGAGGTCTGCCAGCAACTTCGCATCAGCCAGCGCACCTTACAAAAACTTCGTGACCGCCGTTTCTTGGGGCATACCCAGATAGGTCGCCAATTCTATTACTGTCCCGAAGAGGTCAAAGCCATCGTTCCGCTTATCGCCAGAATCAAATCGGTATAG
- a CDS encoding DUF1896 domain-containing protein translates to MNRKKQAQTELSYYGLYLLNHLRENRFPQASDADFIRERADHAAEVYEQARRDALFADAAQELAMSALLKGLHISKYSILYDVVDSEFPLEVAVEDQEAFVKNLLPLVDNVYSIYDLTDDNFAQSPDYDQLYTELTGAVALFIESNGIQ, encoded by the coding sequence ATGAACAGAAAGAAACAGGCACAGACAGAACTGTCCTATTACGGACTGTACCTCTTGAACCACCTCAGAGAAAACCGTTTTCCACAAGCCAGCGATGCGGACTTTATCCGCGAACGTGCAGACCATGCCGCAGAAGTATATGAGCAGGCACGGCGTGATGCCCTCTTTGCCGATGCGGCACAAGAGCTTGCCATGTCAGCATTACTGAAAGGTCTCCATATTTCCAAGTACAGCATCCTGTATGATGTTGTTGACAGTGAGTTTCCCCTGGAGGTAGCAGTAGAAGACCAGGAAGCGTTTGTCAAGAACCTCCTGCCTTTGGTTGACAACGTGTATTCCATTTACGACCTCACCGATGACAATTTTGCCCAGTCACCGGACTATGACCAGCTCTATACAGAGTTGACGGGAGCCGTTGCCCTTTTCATAGAGTCAAATGGCATACAATAG
- a CDS encoding helix-turn-helix domain-containing protein, with protein sequence MEDGTLRRLELYLHDLHKKIDGIYDMLMLRHERSGEDKGCSGINEKLLDNQDLCLLFQISPRSLQRYRSLGVLPYKRLGQKTYYTEEDVKQFIKNNVKDFNQENVEHYMTRIHQKFK encoded by the coding sequence ATGGAAGATGGAACATTGAGACGATTGGAATTATATCTGCATGACCTGCACAAGAAGATTGACGGCATCTATGACATGCTGATGTTGAGACATGAGCGAAGCGGAGAGGACAAGGGATGCTCTGGCATCAACGAGAAATTGCTCGACAACCAGGATCTCTGTCTTTTGTTTCAAATTTCTCCCCGTTCCCTGCAACGCTACCGCAGTCTGGGAGTGCTTCCCTACAAGCGGCTGGGACAGAAGACCTACTACACGGAGGAAGACGTGAAGCAATTTATCAAGAACAACGTGAAGGATTTCAATCAGGAGAATGTAGAGCATTATATGACTCGCATTCACCAAAAATTCAAATAA
- a CDS encoding DUF4099 domain-containing protein — MGQKKKSDEQDVLVVRDEKTGEISVVAGLSRDGTPKRAPAKAENTSDFLRFDRNSDLMDSFFRNFFRQCKEPSRFGFYRIAADQVENLLGVMKELLKDPEANKEILSAHKVDTSNYEKEAKQSEGQAKETASSDDASKTQANTEKENVSSEQTNEKENDMEQKPEQTATEQQAQTAPGVKQNLISGNDVNLQELGAKYGIDFNSMNEKDMKALLNYGKTGLVIVKPTFGGEQIEIQARLSFRKDDNDQLQLVPHFVRNEPKLDVAYKGYTFTPEDKKNLLQNGNLGKVVDFPDKNTGELRPHFISIDRLTNEIVDIPTNKVRIPDTIGKTPITKDDKRVLYSGIPLRKEIELANGRKFTPLLQVNVEQRGVEFVPGSTRQAQGQKQNGDKKQTADKQEQKAEGDVGGQKKQQDPNHWLNEDGTIRRLNTYFKKELTEQQKDDYVAGKTIEIKEVPNKNGSGTYTAYVKFDFDKMQPRSYRNNPDIKQAKEQIPTNENKVQVAVNEQGKTHEATKHTKEPLSPGQSAPKNEKQQKEQSAEEQKPKRKARSVKM, encoded by the coding sequence ATGGGACAAAAGAAAAAGAGTGATGAACAGGACGTGCTGGTAGTCCGTGACGAAAAGACGGGCGAGATCAGCGTCGTCGCCGGACTCAGCAGAGACGGCACACCGAAGCGAGCACCCGCCAAGGCGGAGAACACGTCCGACTTCCTGCGTTTTGACCGCAACAGTGACTTGATGGACAGTTTCTTTAGAAACTTCTTCCGCCAGTGCAAGGAGCCAAGCCGATTCGGATTCTATCGCATAGCGGCAGACCAGGTGGAAAACCTGCTTGGCGTGATGAAGGAGTTGCTGAAAGATCCGGAGGCTAACAAGGAGATTCTTTCTGCCCACAAGGTTGACACCTCCAATTATGAGAAAGAGGCAAAGCAATCGGAAGGTCAGGCGAAAGAAACCGCATCATCGGACGATGCGTCCAAGACGCAAGCTAACACCGAAAAAGAGAATGTATCATCTGAACAAACCAACGAAAAAGAGAACGACATGGAACAGAAACCAGAACAGACCGCAACCGAACAGCAGGCACAGACCGCTCCGGGTGTAAAGCAGAACCTCATTAGTGGTAACGATGTGAACCTGCAGGAACTTGGTGCCAAATATGGCATAGACTTCAACAGTATGAATGAGAAGGATATGAAAGCCCTGCTCAACTACGGCAAGACGGGGCTTGTGATTGTGAAGCCGACCTTCGGCGGTGAACAGATAGAGATACAGGCCCGTCTGTCATTCCGTAAGGACGATAACGACCAGTTGCAACTCGTGCCGCATTTCGTGCGCAACGAGCCAAAACTCGATGTCGCTTACAAAGGCTATACCTTCACTCCAGAGGACAAGAAGAACCTGTTGCAGAACGGTAACCTCGGAAAGGTAGTGGATTTCCCCGACAAGAACACAGGTGAACTGCGTCCTCATTTCATCAGTATCGACCGTCTCACCAATGAGATTGTGGACATCCCTACCAACAAGGTGCGCATACCCGATACCATCGGCAAGACACCTATTACCAAGGACGACAAGAGAGTGCTCTACTCAGGTATTCCGCTTCGTAAGGAGATTGAGCTTGCCAACGGGCGCAAGTTTACACCGCTGCTGCAGGTGAATGTGGAACAGCGTGGCGTGGAGTTCGTGCCTGGCAGCACAAGACAGGCGCAAGGTCAGAAACAGAATGGAGACAAGAAGCAAACCGCTGACAAGCAGGAGCAGAAGGCAGAAGGTGATGTGGGTGGTCAGAAGAAGCAGCAAGATCCCAACCACTGGCTCAATGAGGATGGAACCATCCGCCGACTCAACACCTATTTCAAGAAGGAACTGACCGAGCAGCAGAAGGACGACTATGTGGCAGGCAAGACCATCGAGATCAAGGAAGTGCCGAACAAGAACGGCAGCGGTACCTATACCGCCTACGTGAAGTTCGATTTCGACAAGATGCAGCCACGTTCCTACCGCAACAATCCAGACATCAAACAGGCAAAGGAACAGATTCCTACCAACGAGAACAAGGTACAAGTCGCCGTCAACGAGCAGGGCAAGACCCATGAGGCAACCAAGCACACCAAGGAGCCGCTGAGTCCGGGACAGTCTGCGCCAAAGAACGAAAAGCAGCAGAAGGAACAGAGCGCCGAGGAACAGAAGCCAAAGAGAAAGGCAAGAAGCGTGAAGATGTAG
- a CDS encoding site-specific integrase has protein sequence MKSTFSIIFYLKRQVVKKDGTVPVMGRITVDGTQAQFSCKTTANPDLWDTKGGRMIGKSMQALEVNRKLDKMRVSISKHYQEIMDRDNFVTADKVKNAFLGLEYRCHTLMKVYSQSRDEMEKQYKAGMKSLSTYTKYRIGCAYVGEFLQTHYHVKDIALKELSLPFITDYETFLRTDKHLKINSAMVFVRNLRAMVFRAIDNEWLVKDPFRRYEYKEEETTREFLSKEEIHLLMETPITRKKMSMVRDLFLFCCFTGLAFIDLYNLKEENIKEFFDEGEWIVIHRQKTGTEANIKLLDYPKQIMEKYRGLCEDGRVFPVPNYQSCMDSLKRLGKKCGITKPLSWHMSRHSFATSVCLSNGVPIETVSSMLGHKDIKTTQVYAKITKEKLSKDVEKLSQQINNIEEFTFGNVCNDNTNTINGRV, from the coding sequence ATGAAGAGTACATTTTCAATTATCTTCTACCTCAAAAGACAGGTAGTAAAGAAAGATGGTACTGTTCCAGTTATGGGACGTATCACAGTGGACGGAACACAGGCGCAGTTCAGTTGCAAGACAACTGCCAATCCAGATTTGTGGGACACCAAGGGCGGACGCATGATAGGTAAGAGTATGCAGGCTTTGGAGGTGAACCGTAAATTGGACAAGATGCGTGTGAGTATCAGCAAGCATTATCAGGAGATTATGGACAGGGACAACTTCGTCACTGCCGACAAGGTGAAGAACGCCTTTCTTGGCTTGGAGTATCGTTGCCATACACTGATGAAAGTCTATTCTCAAAGCCGTGATGAAATGGAAAAGCAATATAAGGCTGGCATGAAATCTTTGAGTACATACACGAAGTATAGAATCGGGTGTGCCTATGTGGGCGAGTTCTTGCAGACGCATTACCATGTGAAGGATATTGCTCTGAAAGAGTTATCGCTGCCTTTTATCACAGACTACGAGACTTTTCTCAGAACCGACAAGCACTTGAAGATAAACTCTGCGATGGTGTTTGTCCGCAATCTCCGTGCAATGGTATTCCGTGCCATAGATAATGAATGGCTCGTAAAAGACCCTTTCAGACGATATGAGTACAAGGAAGAAGAGACGACAAGAGAGTTTCTGAGCAAAGAAGAGATTCACCTGTTGATGGAAACACCTATCACAAGAAAGAAGATGAGTATGGTGCGTGACTTGTTCCTGTTCTGTTGTTTTACAGGTCTCGCTTTCATTGATCTGTACAACTTGAAGGAAGAGAACATCAAGGAATTTTTCGATGAAGGTGAATGGATCGTTATCCATCGACAGAAGACTGGAACGGAAGCCAACATCAAGTTGCTTGATTATCCCAAGCAGATTATGGAAAAATACCGTGGATTGTGTGAAGACGGCAGGGTGTTTCCAGTACCCAACTACCAAAGTTGTATGGATTCGCTCAAAAGACTGGGCAAGAAATGTGGTATCACCAAGCCGCTGTCCTGGCACATGAGCCGTCATTCGTTCGCAACCTCGGTTTGCCTCTCCAACGGAGTTCCAATAGAAACCGTGAGTTCAATGCTTGGTCACAAGGACATAAAGACAACCCAGGTGTATGCCAAGATTACCAAGGAGAAATTGAGCAAAGACGTGGAAAAGTTGTCTCAGCAGATTAATAACATTGAGGAATTCACGTTTGGAAATGTTTGCAACGATAATACTAACACTATAAATGGCAGAGTATGA
- a CDS encoding helix-turn-helix domain-containing protein has product MNMNQLLTHESKSIDTAMQSLKKANNWLSSFIESYSPPLNGERYLTDKELSEHLKLSRRTLQEYRKQGILPYIILCGKTLYPESEIQALLTGNYRKPIIDGTVS; this is encoded by the coding sequence ATGAACATGAACCAACTTCTTACGCATGAGAGCAAGTCGATAGACACCGCCATGCAATCCTTGAAGAAAGCCAACAACTGGCTATCTTCATTCATCGAGTCCTACAGCCCACCTTTGAACGGGGAGCGATACCTCACCGACAAGGAACTCTCCGAGCATTTGAAGCTTAGTCGCCGCACCTTGCAGGAATATCGCAAGCAAGGCATTTTGCCCTACATTATATTATGTGGCAAAACCCTCTATCCGGAATCCGAGATACAAGCACTTCTCACTGGTAATTACCGCAAGCCGATAATCGACGGCACTGTTTCATAA
- a CDS encoding helix-turn-helix domain-containing protein produces MEVITMESPAFKMLTEQIADVAKLVALIYSNARENTKRRSMELVLTSSDAARILGISKRTLQRLRSTNSIEYFMVRGQCRYSINAVQKLIEERTIAKET; encoded by the coding sequence ATGGAAGTAATAACAATGGAAAGTCCAGCCTTTAAGATGCTGACAGAACAGATTGCCGACGTGGCAAAGTTGGTAGCTCTCATATATTCCAATGCGAGAGAAAATACCAAAAGAAGAAGCATGGAACTTGTGCTGACAAGCAGTGATGCAGCAAGAATACTTGGGATAAGCAAGCGAACCCTGCAGCGCTTGCGCTCTACCAACAGCATCGAGTACTTCATGGTGCGCGGACAATGCAGATATAGCATCAACGCTGTACAGAAATTGATTGAGGAACGAACCATTGCCAAGGAGACATGA
- a CDS encoding DUF6078 family protein: MELNLNDPAFIKSLVDYHWMYCFNADCPRAAECIRFISAKFKPDDVTAGNAVYPDANLHASCSHFMRVHQFKAAWGFSHLYDQVKHVEMQTIKYRIMDVLGNRTTYYRVHRGEKHLTPEMQEQVKKVFAEYGYGEPAYDHYAEEIGFVYE; encoded by the coding sequence ATGGAATTAAATCTTAATGATCCTGCGTTTATCAAAAGTCTGGTAGATTATCATTGGATGTACTGCTTCAATGCCGATTGTCCTCGGGCAGCAGAATGCATCCGATTCATCTCGGCAAAGTTCAAACCCGATGATGTTACTGCCGGAAATGCTGTTTATCCCGATGCTAACCTCCATGCATCTTGTTCCCATTTCATGCGTGTGCACCAGTTCAAGGCGGCATGGGGATTTTCCCATCTCTACGACCAGGTAAAACATGTCGAAATGCAGACCATCAAGTACCGCATCATGGATGTTCTGGGCAACCGTACTACCTATTATCGTGTACATCGGGGGGAGAAACATCTTACGCCGGAAATGCAGGAGCAGGTGAAGAAGGTCTTTGCTGAATATGGTTATGGGGAACCTGCCTATGATCATTATGCAGAAGAAATCGGATTCGTTTACGAATAA